Proteins encoded together in one Anopheles darlingi chromosome 3, idAnoDarlMG_H_01, whole genome shotgun sequence window:
- the LOC125954932 gene encoding ATP-dependent RNA helicase Ddx1, whose amino-acid sequence MTAFEEFGVMPEIAKAIDEMEWMLPTDVQAEAIPLILGGGDVLMAAETGSGKTGAFCLPILQIVWETLRDIKEGKGNKDGDYKGKPWTLSFTDRDNAMAITPDGLRCQSREFKDWNGCRATAGVHGTGKYFYEATVTDEGLCRVGWSTEQASLDLGTDWFGFGFGGTGKKSNSKQFDNYGEAFGKQDVIGCMLDLGSGEVGFTKNGVFLGVAFKVSEPWFKNAHFFPAVVLKNAEIAFNFGQTNFKYPPPQGYIAVCNVSNNELTHNPNTALSGRAMDLEAKPKSNAPQAIVIEPSRELAEQTFNQIRKFKKHLMDPEIRELLVIGGVNVREQMDVLQRGVDIIVATPGRLEDLISNGYVLLNNCRFFVLDEADALLKQGYTELIDRLHKQIPKITADGRRLQMVVCSATLHSFEVKKMSERLMHFPTWVDLKGEDAVPETVHHVVCMVDPQKDISWHTMRSHIQTDGVHTRDNVRPGSNTAEALSEAIKLLKGDYTLKAIDEHAMDRAIIFCRTKLDCDNMERYLRQVSSQKYSCVCLHGDRSPKERKENLEKFKSKNVKFLICTDVAARGLDITGLPFIINVTLPDEKSNYVHRIGRVGRADRMGLAISLVATVPEKVWYHGQWCSSRGKNCWNTDLTDIKGCCIWYDEKMYLADIEDHLTVTIPQIEKDMKVPLNEFDGKVVYGAKRINTGTGYKDHVEQLGPVVRELSRLEREAQSLYLKKLTV is encoded by the exons ATGACCGCATTTGAAG AGTTCGGTGTTATGCCCGAGATTGCCAAAGCAATcgacgaaatggaatggatgctTCCGACCGACGTTCAGGCTGAGGCGATTCCCCTGATTCTCGGAGGTGGAGATGTGTTGATGGCTGCTGAAACAGGAAGTGGCAAAACTGGTGCATTTTGTTTGCCGATTTTGCAAATCGTGTGGGAAACTTTGCGTGATATTAAGGAAGGGAAAGGTAACAAGGATGGCGACTACAAGGGAAAGCCGTGGACTCTTTCATTCACCGACCGGGACAATGCTATGGCTATAACTCCTGATGGTTTACGCTGCCAGTCCCGTGAATTTAAGGATTGGAACGGATGCCGTGCGACAGCAGGTGTCCATGGCACTGGAAAGTACTTTTACGAGGCAACAGTTACTGACGAAGGTCTATGTAGAGTCGGATGGTCGACTGAACAGGCGAGTCTCGATTTAGGTACCGATTGGTTTGGCTTCGGATTTGGTGGAACGGGgaaaaaatccaattccaaACAGTTTGATAATTATGGCGAGGCATTTGGAAAACAAGATGTCATTGGTTGTATGTTAGATCTAGGCTCCGGGGAGGTTGGATTCACAAAAAATGGTGTGTTCCTGGGAGTAGCTTTCAAAGTAAGTGAACCATGGTTCAAAAATGCTCATTTCTTCCCCGCTGTCGTTCTGAAAAATGCTGAAATAGCTTTCAACTTTGGGCAAACCAATTTCAAATATCCTCCCCCACAAGGCTACATAGCAGTATGCAACGTATCGAACAATGAATTGACGCACAATCCAAACACCGCACTATCGGGGAGAGCTATGGATTTAGAAGCAAAGCCCAAATCAAATGCTCCACAAGCAATAGTGATTGAACCGTCAAGGGAATTGGCCGAACAAACGTTTAATCAGATTcggaaatttaaaaaacatcTGATGGATCCGGAAATTCGGGAGTTACTAGTGATTGGGGGCGTAAACGTGCGAGAGCAGATGGATGTATTGCAACGCGGGGTGGACATTATTGTAGCAACACCAGGCCGTCTTGAAGATCTGATCAGTAATGGATACGTGCTGCTAAATAATTGTCGTTTTTTTGTATTGGATGAAGCAGACGCACTGCTGAAGCAAGGATACACCGAACTGATCGATCGGCTCCACAAGCAAATACCGAAAATCACGGCAGACGGACGTCGACTGCAGATGGTTGTATGTAGTGCTACTCTTCATTCCTTCGAAGTGAAAAAGATGTCGGAACGATTAATGCATTTCCCAACATGGGTCGATTTGAAGGGTGAAGATGCGGTACCGGAAACCGTCCATCATGTTGTTTGTATGGTTGATCCACAGAAAGACATCAGTTGGCATACGATGCGCAGTCACATTCAAACCGATGGAGTCCATACCCGTGATAATGTTCGTCCGGGATCCAACACCGCCGAGGCGCTTTCAGAAGCTATCAAACTATTGAAAGGCGACTACACCCTTAAAGCAATTGATGAACACGCCATGGACCGAGCGATCATTTTCTGTCGCACGAAACTGGATTGTGACAACATGGAGCGTTATCTGCGACAAGTAAGCTCACAAAAGTATTCCTGCGTGTGCTTGCACGGAGACCGCAGtccaaaagaaaggaaggaaaatttggaaaaattcAAAAGCAAGAATGTGAAATTTCTCATCTGCACTGATGTAGCTGCCCGAGGCTTAGACATTACGGGACTACCTTTCATCATTAACGTTACACTTCCGGATGAAAAGTCCAATTATGTTCATCGCATAGGCCGTGTCGGTCGCGCCGATCGTATGGGGTTGGCGATTTCATTGGTAGCCACAGTGCCGGAAAAAGTCTGGTATCATGGTCAGTGGTGCTCATCCAGGGGCAAAAACTGTTGGAATACCGATTTGACCGACATAAAGGGATGTTGCATATGGTACGATGAGAAAATGTATTTGGCGGATATAGAAGATCACCTAACAGTGACCATACCTCAAATAGAAAAGGACATGAAGGTCCCGTTAAACGAATTCGACGGTAAGGTGGTTTACGGTGCAAAGCGTATCAATACAGGTACCGGTTACAAGGACCACGTTGAGCAACTTGGTCCAGTCGTCCGAGAGTTGTCGCGTTTGGAGCGCGAGGCGCAATCATTATATTTAAAGAAGCTGACAGTGTAA
- the LOC125954940 gene encoding GSK3-beta interaction protein — MPNNQGRIEKYHSYCDDDIIDWSTEATAIIEDIAQHIKEATLSKILKPTLSESFMNLTTLEDKRMCIKVSAVGLEVVGDEYDQNEKDRLELKRYETPYALLSDLSPSYINAFGNNLENALKQYLETSSNK; from the coding sequence ATGCCTAATAATCAGGGTAGAATTGAGAAATACCATTCTTACTGCGATGATGATATAATCGATTGGTCGACTGAAGCTACTGCCATCATTGAAGATATAGCCCAACATATTAAAGAAGCGACACTTTCCAAAATTCTCAAGCCGACACTCTCGGAATCTTTCATGAATTTGACGACATTGGAAGATAAACGAATGTGCATCAAAGTGAGCGCCGTCGGGTTAGAGGTAGTCGGAGATGAATATgatcaaaacgaaaaagatCGTTTAGAACTTAAGCGCTACGAAACGCCCTACGCTCTACTCTCGGATCTATCCCCATCCTACATAAACGCTTTCGGAAACAATCttgaaaatgcattaaaacaGTATCTTGAAACATCTTCTAACAAGTGA